In Eubalaena glacialis isolate mEubGla1 chromosome 12, mEubGla1.1.hap2.+ XY, whole genome shotgun sequence, a single window of DNA contains:
- the ELOVL4 gene encoding elongation of very long chain fatty acids protein 4 isoform X2 produces the protein MQSPLPTLCISTLYLLFVWLGPKWMKDREPFQMRLALIIYNFGMVLLNLFIFRELFMGSYNAGYSYICQSVDYSDNVHEVRIAAALWWYFISKGIEYLDTVFFILRKKNNQVSFLHVYHHCTMFTLWWIGIKWVAGGQAFFGAQLNSFIHVIMYSYYGLTAFGPWIQKYLWWKQYLTMLQLVQFHVTIGHTALSLYTDCPFPKWMHWALIAYAVSFICLFLNFYVRTYKEPKKAKTGKTAANGISANGVNKSENHLAVENGKKQKNGKAKGE, from the exons ATGCAGTCCCCATTGCCTACGCTTTGTATAAGTACCCTTTACCTCCTGTTCGTGTGGCTGGGTCCAAAATGGATGAAGGACCGAGAACCTTTCCAGATGCGTTTAGCGCTCATTATCTATAATTTCGGGATGGTTTTGCTCAACCTTTTTATCTTCAGAGAG TTATTCATGGGATCATATAACGCAGGATATAGCTATATTTGCCAGAGTGTGGATTATTCGGATAACGTTCACGAAGTCAGG ATAGCTGCCGCTCTGTGGTGGTACTTTATTTCTAAAGGAATTGAGTATTTGGACACAGTGTTTTTtatcctgaggaagaagaacaaccAAGTCTCCTTCCTTCACGTATATCATCACTGTACAATGTTTACATTGTGGTGGATTGGAATTAAGTGGGTCGCAGGGGGACAGG CATTTTTCGGAGCCCAGCTGAATTCCTTCATCCATGTGATTATGTACTCATACTACGGGTTAACTGCCTTTGGCCCATGGATTCAGAAGTATCTTTGGTGGAAACAATACCTGACCATGCTGCAGCTG gttCAGTTCCACGTGACCATTGGGCACACAGCGCTGTCCCTTTACACCGATTGCCCCTTCCCCAAATGGATGCACTGGGCTCTCATTGCCTATGCAGTCAGCTTCATATGTCTCTTCCTTAACTTCTACGTTCGGACGTACAAAGAGCCTAAGAAagcaaaaactggaaaaacaGCTGCGAATGGTATTTCAGCCAACGGCGTGAACAAATCAGAAAACCACCTAGCggtagaaaatggaaaaaagcagaaaaatggaaaagcaaaagggGAGTAA